Proteins encoded together in one Nitrospinota bacterium window:
- a CDS encoding response regulator → MTHRILVVDDEPDFCEALCEFLADKGFSVMEANSCDEALAAYKQEKPDVVLLDILMPGKDGRETLRELKAFDPAVSVIMITALHEEDLALQALADGAFDYITKPFNPDYLEIALMTKIGLLEGN, encoded by the coding sequence ATGACGCATAGAATACTAGTGGTGGACGACGAGCCTGATTTCTGCGAGGCGCTGTGCGAATTCCTCGCGGATAAGGGCTTCAGCGTGATGGAGGCCAACAGCTGCGATGAGGCCCTGGCGGCCTACAAGCAGGAAAAACCCGACGTGGTTCTTCTGGACATCCTCATGCCGGGCAAGGATGGTCGGGAGACCCTCAGGGAGCTGAAGGCCTTTGATCCCGCGGTGAGCGTTATCATGATTACCGCTCTCCACGAAGAGGACCTTGCCTTGCAGGCCTTGGCCGATGGAGCTTTTGACTATATCACTAAACCGTTCAATCCCGATTATCTAGAGATAGCGCTGATGACGAAGATTGGGTTGCTCGAGGGGAATTAA